In Bos mutus isolate GX-2022 chromosome 2, NWIPB_WYAK_1.1, whole genome shotgun sequence, one DNA window encodes the following:
- the SLC11A1 gene encoding natural resistance-associated macrophage protein 1 — MPVRGCPARQPLAQRVPEPAVLMSGDTGPPKQGGTRYGSISSPPSPEPQQAPPGGTYLSEKIPIPDTESGAFSLRKLWAFTGPGFLMSIAFLDPGNIESDLQAGAVAGFKLLWVLLWATVLGLLCQRLAARLGVVTGKDLGEVCHLYYPKVPRILLWLTIELAIVGSDMQEVIGTAIAFSLLSAGRIPLWGGVLITIVDTFFFLFLDNYGLRKLEAFFGFLITIMALTFGYEYVVAQPAQGALLQGLFLPSCPGCGQPELLQAVGIIGAIIMPHNIYLHSSLVKSREVDRSRRADIREANMYFLIEATIALSVSFLINLFVMAVFGQAFYKQTNQAAFNICANSSLHDYAPIFPRNNLTVAVDIYQGGVILGCLFGPAALYIWAVGLLAAGQSSTMTGTYAGQFVMEGFLKLRWSRFARVLLTRSCAILPTVLLAVFRDLRDLSGLNDLLNVLQSLLLPFAVLPILTFTSMPALMQEFANGLVSKVITSSIMVLVCAVNLYFVISYVPSLPHPAYFSLVALLAAAYLGLTTYLVWTCLITQGATLLAHSSHQRFLYGLPEEDQEKGRTSG; from the exons ATGCCCGTGAGGGGCTGCCCGGCACGCCAGCCACTCGCACAGAGAGTGCCCGAGCCTGCGGTCCTCATGTCAG GTGACACGGGCCCCCCAAAGCAGGGAGGGACCAGATATGGCTCCATCTCCAGCCCACCCAGTCCAGAGCCACAGCAAGCGCCTCCCGGAGGGACCTACCTAAGTGAGAAGATCCCCATTCCGGATACAGAATCG GGTGCATTCAGCCTGCGGAAGCTGTGGGCCTTCACGGGGCCTGGATTCCTCATGAGCATCGCATTCCTGGACCCAGGAAACATTGAGTCAGATCTTCAGGCTGGGGCTGTGGCTGGATTCAAA CTGCTCTGGGTGCTGCTGTGGGCCACAGTGTTGGGCTTGCTTTGCCAGCGACTGGCTGCCCGGCTGGGCGTGGTGACAGGCAAGGACTTGGGCGAGGTCTGCCATCTCTACTACCCTAAG GTGCCCCGCATTCTCCTCTGGCTGACCATCGAGCTAGCCATCGTGGGCTCAGACATGCAGGAAGTCATTGGCACAGCTATTGCATTCAGTCTGCTCTCCGCCGGACG AATCCCACTCTGGGGTGGTGTCCTCATCACCATCGTGGacactttcttcttcctcttcctcgaTAACTACG GGTTGCGGAAGCTGGAagccttttttggatttcttattACCATAATGGCCTTGACCTTCGGCTATGAG TACGTGGTGGCTCAGCCTGCTCAGGGAGCATTGCTTCAGGGCCTGTTCCTGCCCTCGTGCCCAGGCTGTGGCCAGCCCGAGCTGCTGCAAGCCGTGGGCATCATTGGCGCCATCATCATGCCCCACAACATCTACCTGCATTCCTCCCTGGTCAAG TCTCGAGAGGTAGACCGGTCCCGGCGGGCGGACATCCGAGAGGCCAACATGTACTTCCTGATTGAAGCCACCATCGCCCTATCTGTCTCCTTCCTCATCAACCTCTTTGTCATGGCTGTCTTTGGGCAAGCCTTCTACAAGCAAACCAACCAGGCTGCG TTCAACATCTGTGCCAACAGCAGCCTCCACGACTACGCGCCGATCTTTCCCAGGAACAACCTGACCGTGGCAGTGGACAtttaccaagga GGCGTGATCCTGGGCTGCCTCTTTGGTCCTGCAGCCCTGTACATCTGGGCCGTGGGTCTCCTGGCTGCTGGGCAGAGCTCCACCATGACCGGCACCTACGCGGGACAGTTTGTGATGGAG GGCTTCCTGAAGCTGCGGTGGTCACGCTTCGCCCGAGTCCTGCTCACTCGCTCCTGCGCCATCCTGCCCACTGTGCTCCTGGCTGTCTTCAGGGACCTGCGGGACCTGTCAGGCCTCAACGACCTGCTCAATGTGCTGCAGAGCCTGCTG CTTCCCTTCGCTGTGCTGCCCATCCTCACCTTCACCAGCATGCCCGCCCTGATGCAGGAGTTTGCCAATGGCCT GGTGAGCAAAGTTATCACTTCCTCCATCATGGTGCTGGTCTGCGCCGTCAACCTTTACTTCGTGATCAGCTACGTGCCCAGCCTCCCCCACCCTGCCTACTTCAGCCTTGTAGCACTGCTGGCCGCAGCCTACCTGGGCCTCACCACTTACCTG GTCTGGACCTGTCTCATCACCCAGGGAGCCACTCTTCTGGCCCACAGTTCCCACCAACGCTTCCTGTATGGGCTTCCTGAAGAGgatcaggagaaggggaggacctCGGGATGA